Part of the Impatiens glandulifera chromosome 8, dImpGla2.1, whole genome shotgun sequence genome is shown below.
CACTTGAGGTAATTGCTCAACCAACCTGTTTCAGTTGTTTACTTGTGTTgttcttttcttattttgtaatctttttttattccGGTTCTCTAATATTTTTCAGGTTTTTGTTCAATTTAGAGGTCGCGAACCTTCGCCAAACGCGTTTCTCCGATACAATGGACTATTACCCAGCTTAATTGCTGGTTGAAAAGCCATACACATGAgaataaaagaaagaataagGATTGGCCTATTGTGAATTTACtgttaatgaaaattttatattatagttGTCATCAAtgtaacataataataaatagtacaTGTTATAAGAATAtcttaatgtttaaattttataatactttatttagAATCAAAATTTAAGATTGTATCAATCTTTGTTGCTTCAAATACTCACATCTTTGAACCAAAAATCTTCCTTCAATCAAAAAGCTATTCTATAACAAATTCCTTGCATTGTTTTGAAAAAACACATTTGTCGGTTACTCGACGAAGAATTTGTCCTGCCACGGAAACAACGCCCCACAACATTTTGATCACCCTTCACATGATTATTGTGGACCTCATCATAATAAGAAATGCTCTCCAATATAGTGGTTTTTCTTACATTAGAACAAAATAAAACTTCAAGAATTATGAATAAAACGTGTAAATAAacatgaattttttatttttttttagaattaaagaaGTAAACTGTGAAACACACTATTGATTTCTTAAGAGAATTAATGATGATTGGTTCAATCATATTTATTGATGCCACGTAAATGCATGACCACCAAAgccattaaatatataacaattaatcaatttattaataatatataacaaattactataaataaataaataaataagtgaaataattcttctaaaatatttattttattttaaaaaatcttaagctattattattttttattttatttttttgggttaagcattaaaatattttatcaaacttaGCAAAGtaatataactaaattattatttattttatacattaatcatGCCCATCTTTATCTCTAGTTTATCTTAATTGAGTAAAGATGAATGACAAACTTTGGTGTTACAAGGGTGTCGGCACTCGACAATGACGTGATAATACATTGAACCTAAATATAATAAgatagataaattttatttttcaaataaattagtattGTCACATCATTCTTGACACCATTCATTTTATGATATaagtttttttctctttatcatcactctaattttatatagtttatattataagTAATGATAGATGACGAGAATTTTGTGTCATTAACAGTGTCGAGAATGATATGATAACACGTAATTGGActtggaaaataaaaatttactcttttattatatttaagtttaatcaCGTGTTCTAATATATCCTCAACATTATTCGTTACACCAAAATTTtcgttgtttttttttatattactttatctatatttttttttatatattttttttaatgtagtaaaatatatatatatatatataattgatttgataaaaagaacGTTACAGTCGTAGTCGGGGCACCAATCCTGTGAGCTGTGACAGTCTCTCCTTCTTTAACTTCAGACGCGTcctttcatttctctcttacaCACTTCACACGCTAACCAGAGAGatatttagagagagagagaaagagagagatttgCATTGCGAAAGCTAACTAGAGAGAATGTCGTCGGCGGCGAGAGTAGATCTGGACGGAAATCCAATCAAGACCTTAACAATATGCATGATAGGAGCCGGCGGTTTCATAGGTTCACACCTCTGCGAGAAACTCATGTCCGAAACCTCCCATAAGGTCCTAGCGGTCGACGTCTACAACGACAAGATTAAACATCTCCTTGAACCTAATTCTCTCCCCTGGGCAGATCGCATCCAGTTTCATCGCATCAACATCAAGAACGATTCCAGGCTCGAAGGACTAATCAAGATGGCAGATCTGGTACTACATTCATTTCTTATCAATTTTCATCATCTGGATCTGTTTCAGATTTCATTCAATTTTATCTCATTATGCATTGTCTTTTTGTGATCTATCTATAGACTATAAATCTGGCGGCGATCTGTACTCCGGCGGATTATAATACTCGTCCTCTTGATACAATTTACAGTAATTTCATTGACGCACTTCCTGTGGTATGCATTTATGTTTTTACCTTCAATTATTCAATTTCAAGTGTTTTTAACCGCTACTTTTCTTGAGTTGAGATTCATTGAAGTTGATTCCCTTTGTTTTTTCCGGTTGCGTGAATTTTAGGTCAAGTACTGTTCAGAAAATAACAAGCGTCTTATCCACTTCTCTACATGTGAAATTTATGGTAAAACAGTTGGCAGCTTCCTTCCAACTGACCATCCATTGCGTCAGGTAAGGATCATCAGATCATCAGATCTGCTACGCCTTTATGTTGTTTTGATGTTTAGATCTTCAGATCTTTCTTATGGAATCATAAGTCTGTTACTATACATTTGATTGTAGGATCCTGCTTTTTGTGTTCTATCGGAAGATTCATCTCCTTGTATATTCGGTCCTATTGATAAGCAAAGATGGTCATATGCTTGTGCAAAGCAGTTGATTGAGAGGTTGATTTATGGTGAGTGATCATCGATATCAAtcttatataattgttttttcttcaaTCATGTTTCtcataatttgttttgattctAACAGCTGAAGGTGCTGAGAATGGTCTTGAATTCACAATTGTGAGACCTTTCAATTGGATTGGTCCAAGAATGGATTTCATTCCCGGAATCGATGGTCCTAGTGAGGGTGTGCCAAGAGTTCTAGCATGCTTCAGTAATGTTAGTTTATGCCAAACCAATATTTTGTTGTCATATCATCATTGGTGTatctatgtatatattaatCCATTCTGATTGCATTTGTTCTGCAGAATCTTCTCAGGCGTGAACCACTCAAGTTGGTGGATGGTGGTGAGTCTCAAAGaactttcatatatatcaaGGATGCCATTGAAGCTGTTCATTTGATGATTGTAAGTCCACTACTGTTGTGGGAAATttgtaaatgttataattgTGTTTTGGTATATGATGAGATAAAGGGGTTGGTTAATTAGACCTTCAAAAAACAAGGGAAAGGtc
Proteins encoded:
- the LOC124911403 gene encoding UDP-D-apiose/UDP-D-xylose synthase 2-like; this translates as MSSAARVDLDGNPIKTLTICMIGAGGFIGSHLCEKLMSETSHKVLAVDVYNDKIKHLLEPNSLPWADRIQFHRINIKNDSRLEGLIKMADLTINLAAICTPADYNTRPLDTIYSNFIDALPVVKYCSENNKRLIHFSTCEIYGKTVGSFLPTDHPLRQDPAFCVLSEDSSPCIFGPIDKQRWSYACAKQLIERLIYAEGAENGLEFTIVRPFNWIGPRMDFIPGIDGPSEGVPRVLACFSNNLLRREPLKLVDGGESQRTFIYIKDAIEAVHLMIENPARANGHIFNVGNPNNEVTVRQLAEMMIQVYSKVSGEETPEVATVDVSSKVFYGEGYDDSDKRIPDMTIINRQLGWNPKTSLWDLLESTLTYQHRTYAEAIKQAISKPVSTS